The following are encoded in a window of Desulfobacterales bacterium genomic DNA:
- the aroC gene encoding chorismate synthase: MAGNTFGQLFKITTWGESHGKGVGVVIDGCPPGIFLDEDIIQQMLDRRRPGISAASTSRKEPDHPVIMSGVFNRMTTGTPIMILIANKDADSSAYEPLSDLYRPGHGDFTYIKKYGIRDWRGGGRASARETAARVAAGAVARALLDRERVTVQAYTIELGGIRAIKRNPDSICRNMFFCPDQDAAGRMEKRVAAVRQQGDSLGGIVEIVARNVPAGLGEPVFDKLDADLAKALMSIGAVKGVEIGSGFQAAGMTGAEHNDPITPIGFETNHAGGILAGISNGEDMIARVAVKPIPSISVNQQTIDESGTSRQIRIKGRHDVSAIPRINVVCEAMTCLVIADHLLRQKAIGR; this comes from the coding sequence ATGGCGGGAAACACATTCGGACAATTATTTAAAATTACCACCTGGGGAGAGTCTCATGGCAAGGGCGTCGGGGTGGTCATCGACGGCTGCCCCCCGGGGATTTTTCTGGATGAGGACATCATTCAGCAGATGCTCGACCGGAGACGGCCGGGGATTTCTGCGGCCAGCACCAGCCGGAAAGAGCCGGATCATCCGGTGATCATGTCCGGTGTGTTCAACCGCATGACCACCGGCACCCCGATCATGATCCTGATCGCCAACAAAGACGCAGATTCCTCGGCATATGAACCGCTGTCGGATCTTTACCGTCCGGGACACGGGGATTTTACCTACATCAAAAAATACGGGATCCGGGACTGGCGGGGGGGAGGGCGCGCCTCCGCCCGTGAAACCGCAGCGCGGGTGGCGGCTGGCGCGGTAGCCAGAGCGCTGCTCGACCGGGAGCGTGTCACGGTCCAGGCGTACACCATCGAGCTTGGCGGCATCCGGGCGATCAAGCGGAATCCGGATTCGATTTGCCGGAACATGTTTTTCTGCCCGGATCAGGATGCCGCCGGACGCATGGAAAAACGGGTCGCAGCGGTCAGGCAGCAGGGAGATTCTCTGGGCGGCATTGTTGAAATCGTTGCCCGGAACGTACCTGCCGGATTGGGGGAGCCGGTATTTGACAAGCTCGATGCGGATCTGGCAAAGGCGCTGATGAGCATCGGGGCGGTCAAAGGGGTCGAGATCGGATCAGGATTTCAGGCAGCCGGCATGACGGGTGCTGAACATAATGACCCGATAACGCCAATCGGATTTGAGACCAATCATGCCGGCGGGATTCTTGCCGGTATTTCAAATGGAGAAGACATGATTGCCCGGGTGGCAGTAAAACCGATACCCTCCATATCCGTCAACCAGCAGACGATCGATGAATCCGGAACGTCCAGACAAATCCGTATCAAGGGGCGTCACGATGTATCGGCCATCCCGCGGATCAACGTGGTATGCGAAGCGATGACCTGCCTTGTCATTGCCGATCATCTGCTCCGGCAGAAGGCCATCGGAAGATAA
- a CDS encoding winged helix-turn-helix transcriptional regulator gives MDHQDIRTLKILEAIDENQGQSQRDLAGKLNVSLGLVNSFIKRLARKGYFKITTIPGNRIKYILTPGGLAEKTRLSCEYIHFSFEFYQRARQQFRKLFQDLTDMGVSDIVLYGANDYAEIACITLQETKLNLKAVVDDDKTGRMFLGNAILDSSQLAASVTYDRIVVPVAEQREAVLQSLIDKGILREKIVLLD, from the coding sequence ATGGATCATCAAGACATTCGTACACTGAAAATCCTCGAGGCAATTGATGAAAATCAAGGCCAGAGCCAGCGGGATCTGGCCGGAAAGTTAAATGTGTCTCTGGGGCTGGTGAATTCCTTCATAAAACGGCTTGCCCGCAAAGGTTACTTCAAAATAACCACGATTCCCGGGAACCGGATAAAATACATCCTGACCCCCGGGGGGCTTGCCGAAAAAACCCGGCTGTCCTGCGAATACATCCATTTTTCTTTTGAATTCTATCAAAGAGCCCGCCAGCAGTTCCGCAAACTTTTTCAGGATCTCACGGATATGGGCGTATCCGATATTGTGCTCTACGGTGCCAATGATTATGCCGAAATCGCCTGTATCACGTTGCAGGAAACAAAACTGAATTTGAAGGCCGTTGTCGATGACGATAAAACAGGCCGCATGTTTCTGGGAAATGCCATTCTGGATTCCAGTCAGCTGGCCGCATCGGTAACGTATGACCGGATTGTTGTCCCGGTTGCAGAACAAAGAGAGGCAGTCCTTCAGAGCCTTATCGATAAAGGAATTTTGCGTGAGAAGATCGTTTTGCTCGATTAG
- a CDS encoding helix-hairpin-helix domain-containing protein: MKTAVKVLRSSIVPRQFFVFIGIFASVMMCVLCPGKPADAAGWSDVTVRMLPDSSFAGIEALEGGQKVRHCPHHDVNGKLDTEQLIYVLGTLNQEQWSDVTQKEVCAKHLEKHYSKVNNGTKKGELKSPININTASLTELVNIPSIGPVLAVGITDYRDKKGVFKTTEDIQKVKGIGKRTFNAIAHYIRVE; the protein is encoded by the coding sequence ATGAAAACAGCGGTGAAAGTTCTTCGGAGTTCGATCGTTCCAAGGCAGTTCTTTGTTTTTATCGGGATCTTTGCAAGTGTGATGATGTGTGTACTCTGTCCGGGAAAACCGGCAGATGCTGCCGGATGGAGCGATGTTACGGTTCGGATGCTGCCGGATTCCAGTTTTGCGGGGATCGAGGCCCTTGAAGGCGGACAAAAAGTACGCCACTGCCCGCATCATGATGTAAACGGCAAACTGGACACCGAGCAGTTAATTTATGTACTCGGTACGTTGAATCAGGAACAATGGTCTGATGTTACCCAGAAAGAAGTCTGCGCCAAACACCTTGAAAAGCATTATTCCAAGGTTAACAACGGAACGAAAAAAGGTGAGCTCAAATCGCCCATAAATATCAATACCGCTTCCCTGACCGAACTGGTAAACATTCCGAGTATCGGCCCGGTGCTGGCCGTGGGCATTACAGATTACCGGGATAAAAAAGGAGTGTTTAAAACCACCGAAGATATCCAGAAAGTTAAGGGGATCGGCAAAAGGACGTTTAATGCGATTGCGCATTATATCCGTGTGGAATAA
- a CDS encoding ABC transporter permease, translating to MSLFSQFKYFLFDLYRNRSLIAQLTLKDFSARYFGSYLGILWPFIHPTATVMVIWFVFQIGFKSVPVADCPFVLWLVVGIVPWLFISEALSGATGAITEYAFLVKKIVFRVSILPVVKLLSALIIHLFFILVLFVMSYLYGYEVSLYNLQIIYYLPATVLLLLGISCITSSMVVFLKDVGQMVAICLQFGFWLTPIFWSIDMIPEKYHFLIKMNPAYYIVNGYRETFIYKQWFWEHAAYALYFWSVALCTFIIGALIFSRLRPHFADVL from the coding sequence ATGTCTTTATTCAGTCAATTTAAATATTTTCTATTTGATTTGTATCGCAATCGCAGCCTGATTGCACAACTGACACTCAAGGATTTCTCCGCGCGTTATTTTGGATCTTATTTAGGCATTTTGTGGCCATTCATTCATCCGACAGCAACGGTGATGGTTATCTGGTTTGTGTTTCAAATCGGATTTAAATCCGTTCCTGTAGCGGATTGTCCTTTTGTCCTCTGGCTGGTTGTCGGGATAGTTCCATGGCTTTTTATTTCGGAGGCGTTATCCGGGGCTACCGGTGCCATAACAGAGTATGCCTTTCTTGTAAAAAAAATAGTGTTCCGTGTTAGTATTCTGCCTGTCGTGAAATTACTCTCGGCATTGATTATTCATCTGTTTTTTATTTTAGTCTTGTTTGTCATGTCTTATTTGTACGGTTATGAAGTTTCACTTTATAACCTTCAGATTATATATTACTTGCCGGCTACCGTGCTGTTGCTGCTGGGAATCTCCTGCATAACATCTTCCATGGTCGTTTTTTTAAAAGATGTTGGTCAAATGGTCGCCATATGTTTACAATTTGGTTTCTGGTTAACCCCCATTTTCTGGTCTATCGATATGATTCCTGAAAAATATCATTTTCTGATCAAAATGAACCCGGCGTATTATATCGTAAATGGATATAGAGAAACCTTTATTTACAAACAGTGGTTTTGGGAGCATGCTGCTTATGCCCTTTATTTCTGGTCTGTAGCGCTCTGTACTTTTATTATAGGTGCCTTGATTTTCAGTCGATTGCGCCCCCATTTTGCGGATGTTCTCTGA
- a CDS encoding ABC transporter ATP-binding protein produces the protein MTAIAISVRNLSKCYPVYANSIDRFKEALDPLRRCYHHPFHALKNVTFDVEKGSTYGIIGRNGSGKSTLLKLIAGILTSTEGSVFTDGKILALLELGAGFNPELSGIENVYFYGTLLGSSKNDMKQRLSDILEFADIGDFACQPMKTYSSGMYVRLAFAVIANMDADILIIDEALAVGDAFFVQKCMRFLRRFREHGTIVFVSHDTAAVKNLCNHALWIDNGQMRMQGDAKSVCENYLAAVYEQQQGQGLIEPVIASSDDSERVKKRRDQRQNMINGSHLRNDIEIFEFDPNAPSFGIGIGRITHVDLQDEEGISLSWVVGGETVVLSIRTASRIPLKQPIIGFYIKDRLGQTLFGDNTYLTTLHQSITSDRFEARFVFCMPILPAGEYSICAALAEGSQQDHVQHHWVHDALIFQSHSSSVTTGLIGIPMTKIELRSISCD, from the coding sequence ATGACTGCCATTGCCATATCCGTCCGTAACTTAAGCAAATGCTATCCGGTTTATGCTAACAGCATCGATCGTTTTAAAGAAGCCCTGGATCCTTTACGTCGGTGTTATCATCACCCCTTTCATGCTCTGAAAAATGTTACTTTTGATGTTGAAAAGGGATCGACTTACGGGATTATAGGTAGAAATGGTTCTGGCAAATCAACCCTATTGAAGTTGATAGCCGGCATCCTGACTTCGACTGAGGGTTCGGTGTTTACCGATGGTAAAATCCTGGCATTGCTGGAACTCGGTGCCGGTTTTAACCCTGAACTTTCCGGGATCGAGAATGTTTATTTTTATGGCACATTGCTTGGATCGAGTAAGAATGATATGAAACAGCGCCTCTCGGATATTCTTGAATTTGCGGATATCGGAGATTTTGCCTGTCAGCCCATGAAAACATATTCCAGCGGCATGTATGTGCGGTTGGCGTTTGCTGTCATTGCAAACATGGACGCCGATATCCTGATTATTGATGAAGCATTGGCCGTTGGGGACGCTTTTTTTGTTCAGAAATGTATGCGCTTTTTGCGACGGTTTCGAGAACATGGCACCATTGTGTTTGTAAGTCACGATACAGCTGCGGTGAAAAACCTTTGCAACCATGCACTCTGGATTGATAATGGGCAGATGCGAATGCAGGGTGACGCAAAGAGCGTATGTGAAAATTATCTTGCTGCAGTCTATGAGCAACAGCAGGGTCAGGGACTTATTGAGCCTGTTATTGCATCCAGTGATGATTCTGAGCGGGTGAAAAAACGTCGGGATCAACGTCAAAATATGATTAATGGCAGTCATCTGCGAAATGATATTGAAATCTTTGAGTTTGATCCGAATGCCCCCTCGTTTGGTATTGGAATTGGACGGATTACCCACGTTGATCTTCAGGATGAAGAAGGGATCTCCCTTTCCTGGGTGGTAGGGGGGGAGACGGTGGTATTATCCATTCGTACTGCGTCTCGGATTCCTTTAAAACAGCCGATTATTGGTTTTTATATCAAAGATCGACTTGGACAGACATTGTTCGGGGATAATACCTATTTAACCACGCTGCATCAAAGCATCACCTCAGATCGTTTCGAAGCCCGATTCGTTTTTTGTATGCCGATACTTCCGGCAGGGGAATATTCAATTTGTGCAGCACTTGCAGAAGGTTCACAGCAGGACCATGTTCAGCACCATTGGGTTCATGATGCTTTGATCTTTCAGTCGCATTCCTCCTCTGTTACCACAGGATTGATTGGTATTCCCATGACGAAAATTGAACTCCGAAGCATTTCCTGTGATTAG
- a CDS encoding glycosyltransferase has product MSDTHNSYKYEQIFDPEANNSPAKIALRIAHGSTVLDLGAGACALGRYLVKDKQCILDGVDIDPYFSIRAASSYRCCQIADLQTIHLSELFPVQTYDYIVCADILEHLNNPAALLSQLPDLLAPEGHILISVPNVAYSGLIAELMAGHFEYRKVGLLDETHVRFFTRDSLEKLLRESGFKPSFFDRVDLDPCQSEFKVFLEQLSGPCRKQLLLSPDALTYQYVIEADVVTQNAAAENAIWPESRWAFSLQLFWRCENELFSQENSTLALGEIGVGRQHIQFLIPPQSAITALRFDPADRQGIISLHRMMLRNSEGNTIWQWEGRQGEWDETHMQQILPAWENKSTRTLILSCGNDPSWELPIAPDILAGLSDGGVFNVEISWPVSSDFQLLTKQVTALKQAYDERIADTLKNVQRLEQERNNLEQERNNLKLHCSLLSSELSALKSSTSWQLTAPLRFCSSGLRSFVANHPVLRFWLRCCRSFVFDQISAGKPGSSDKSSIKQLSVDSLEHHREKFRREACQGLDMFLAKKRTLSIPLSDQPVVSIIIVLYNQAELTLRCLTSLASESQVAFETIIVDNGSTDQTAQMMELISGADYIVNQDNPGFLKAVNQAAQNAGGSYLLFLNNDTQMLSGSLKAAVDRIYQNDKIGAVGGPIVLPDGTLQEAGSIIWRDGTCLGYGRGDNPDQPQYRFVRPVDYCSGAFLLIRRDLFEKLGGFDEIFAPAYYEETDLCARIWEQRLSVVYEPAARIVHYEFGSSASRERALKLQQRNRKIFVNRHRSFLDGRFPASAQHALLARSHDEDPIRILVIDDRVPHSFLGTGYPRAASIVKEMVRQGWSVTYYPLIIPRDDWKQCYQTLPDTVEIMLDYGEEKLKKFLKSRYGYYNTVWISRPHNMEIVRSKLGNDWGLLGGAQLVYDAEAVSALREIKKHKVLGKPMTAEQEQKQLRAELKLAEEVDSVVTVSQSEAEYFKQVCSNVQVLPHALMPSKCIDPFSSRNGILFVGALTDEDSPNVDGIVWFVESVWPLVQATLPDVVLYLAGNCTSKRVMALASRDIRILGCVGDLSARYSQARVFIAPTRFAAGIPHKVHEAAAHGLPVVATRLLVEQLGWMHGEELLSAETPEDFAEQLTALYNSESLWQKLSDAATEAIKRDCSQQNFASVMGQVIAHR; this is encoded by the coding sequence ATGTCTGATACACATAACAGCTATAAATATGAACAGATTTTTGACCCTGAAGCGAACAATTCGCCAGCAAAAATTGCTTTGCGTATTGCTCACGGTAGTACTGTCCTTGATCTGGGGGCCGGTGCTTGCGCATTGGGGCGCTATCTGGTCAAGGATAAACAATGCATATTGGATGGCGTAGATATCGATCCGTATTTTTCGATACGGGCTGCCAGCAGCTATCGCTGTTGTCAAATCGCAGATCTGCAGACAATACATTTAAGCGAATTATTTCCGGTTCAAACGTACGATTACATTGTCTGTGCTGATATTCTCGAGCATCTGAATAATCCGGCAGCATTACTCAGTCAATTACCGGATCTGTTGGCACCGGAAGGTCATATCCTGATTTCAGTACCCAATGTGGCTTATTCCGGGCTGATTGCGGAGTTGATGGCCGGACACTTTGAATATCGCAAGGTGGGTCTGTTGGACGAAACCCATGTACGTTTTTTTACGCGTGATTCCTTGGAAAAACTGTTACGCGAATCAGGGTTTAAGCCGTCTTTTTTTGATCGGGTTGATCTTGATCCGTGTCAGTCCGAGTTTAAGGTGTTTCTTGAACAATTGTCAGGTCCTTGTCGAAAGCAGCTTTTATTATCGCCGGATGCCTTGACTTATCAATATGTCATTGAAGCTGATGTCGTCACACAGAATGCTGCTGCCGAGAACGCAATCTGGCCGGAAAGTCGATGGGCTTTTTCGCTACAGTTGTTCTGGCGATGTGAGAACGAGCTTTTCAGCCAGGAAAACAGTACCCTTGCTTTAGGAGAAATCGGTGTTGGGCGGCAACACATCCAATTTTTGATCCCACCTCAATCGGCCATTACTGCTTTGAGATTTGATCCTGCAGATCGACAGGGGATCATTTCCCTGCACCGCATGATGTTACGAAACTCTGAGGGAAACACGATATGGCAATGGGAGGGCCGGCAGGGTGAGTGGGATGAAACACACATGCAGCAGATTCTTCCTGCCTGGGAGAATAAGTCGACTCGTACTCTGATATTGTCCTGTGGCAACGATCCGTCCTGGGAGTTGCCGATAGCCCCCGATATTTTAGCCGGGCTTTCAGACGGAGGGGTATTCAATGTAGAAATTTCCTGGCCGGTGTCAAGTGATTTTCAGTTGCTGACGAAACAGGTTACGGCGTTGAAACAGGCTTACGATGAGCGGATCGCCGATACTTTGAAGAATGTGCAGAGATTGGAGCAGGAACGAAACAACCTGGAGCAGGAACGAAATAATTTAAAATTGCATTGCTCTTTGCTGTCCTCTGAGCTTAGCGCTTTGAAGTCATCAACCTCCTGGCAATTGACTGCACCTCTGCGTTTCTGCTCCAGTGGTTTACGCTCTTTTGTTGCCAATCATCCGGTTTTACGCTTCTGGTTACGCTGTTGTCGGAGTTTTGTTTTTGACCAGATTTCTGCCGGGAAGCCTGGTTCGTCTGACAAATCCTCAATCAAACAGCTAAGTGTCGATTCTCTTGAGCATCACCGGGAAAAATTTCGGCGGGAAGCATGCCAGGGATTAGACATGTTTCTGGCAAAAAAAAGAACCCTGTCCATCCCGTTAAGCGATCAACCTGTCGTATCAATTATTATAGTACTCTATAATCAGGCTGAATTGACCTTGCGCTGTTTGACGTCCCTGGCCTCTGAGAGTCAGGTTGCGTTTGAAACGATTATTGTCGATAATGGCTCTACTGATCAAACCGCTCAGATGATGGAGTTGATCTCCGGGGCAGACTATATTGTCAATCAGGACAATCCGGGCTTTCTCAAAGCCGTCAATCAGGCCGCTCAAAATGCCGGGGGCAGTTACCTCCTTTTTCTTAACAATGATACCCAAATGTTATCAGGTTCCTTGAAAGCAGCCGTTGACAGAATTTATCAAAACGATAAAATCGGAGCTGTTGGCGGTCCGATTGTCCTGCCGGACGGCACCCTCCAGGAAGCGGGAAGCATAATTTGGCGGGACGGCACCTGCCTTGGCTATGGACGGGGGGATAACCCAGATCAGCCGCAATACCGGTTTGTGCGTCCGGTTGATTATTGTTCCGGCGCGTTTTTGTTGATCCGGCGGGATTTGTTTGAAAAACTCGGTGGTTTTGATGAAATTTTTGCTCCTGCATACTATGAGGAAACAGATCTCTGTGCCCGAATCTGGGAACAGCGTTTGAGCGTTGTCTATGAACCAGCGGCGCGTATTGTCCATTATGAGTTCGGCAGTTCTGCCTCGCGGGAAAGGGCGTTGAAATTGCAGCAACGCAATCGGAAAATTTTTGTCAATCGTCACCGCTCGTTTCTCGACGGCAGGTTTCCCGCATCCGCTCAGCATGCTTTGCTTGCGCGTTCACATGATGAAGATCCGATACGCATTCTCGTCATTGATGACCGAGTTCCTCATTCCTTCCTGGGAACCGGTTATCCCAGAGCGGCATCCATTGTCAAAGAGATGGTTCGTCAAGGCTGGTCGGTTACTTATTATCCCCTGATCATTCCGCGAGATGACTGGAAACAGTGTTATCAGACTTTACCAGATACCGTTGAAATTATGCTCGATTACGGAGAGGAAAAATTAAAGAAATTTTTGAAAAGCCGTTATGGTTACTACAACACGGTCTGGATCAGCCGTCCTCATAATATGGAAATTGTCAGGTCGAAGTTGGGAAATGACTGGGGACTGCTCGGCGGCGCACAGCTGGTTTATGATGCGGAAGCAGTATCTGCTCTGCGGGAAATAAAAAAGCATAAGGTGCTTGGAAAGCCCATGACCGCGGAGCAGGAGCAAAAGCAACTTCGCGCCGAGCTGAAATTAGCGGAAGAGGTCGATTCGGTCGTCACGGTTTCGCAATCTGAAGCGGAGTACTTTAAACAGGTTTGCTCTAACGTTCAGGTTCTGCCCCATGCATTAATGCCAAGCAAGTGTATAGATCCGTTCAGCAGCCGTAATGGGATACTGTTTGTTGGCGCGCTTACAGATGAAGATTCGCCAAATGTTGATGGAATCGTCTGGTTTGTGGAATCTGTGTGGCCACTTGTCCAGGCCACACTTCCCGATGTCGTTCTCTACCTGGCCGGCAACTGTACCTCGAAACGGGTGATGGCCCTTGCCTCAAGGGATATCCGTATTCTCGGTTGCGTTGGAGACTTGTCAGCACGGTATAGCCAGGCCAGAGTGTTTATCGCACCCACCCGTTTTGCGGCCGGTATTCCCCACAAAGTTCATGAGGCAGCCGCTCACGGTCTTCCCGTTGTGGCTACCAGGCTTCTTGTCGAACAGCTCGGCTGGATGCATGGTGAAGAACTCCTTTCGGCTGAAACCCCTGAAGATTTTGCAGAACAGTTGACCGCTCTGTACAATTCAGAGTCGTTGTGGCAGAAGCTGTCGGATGCGGCTACTGAGGCTATAAAGCGGGATTGCAGTCAGCAGAACTTTGCCAGCGTAATGGGGCAGGTGATTGCACATCGTTAA
- a CDS encoding glycosyltransferase family 2 protein, giving the protein MQSAELCQRNGAGDCTSLNSIKNKKYRMHHHLEQIILMRLRHSARKMLVTVLGEYLACKFIDRFYHIREQVSAVVLKAAAPTMQSLKRLSYQPLFSIIIVYESSSPGFKLTVKSLIKQTYPLWEFIVVYAEEQYCEVEKKLPLSADKRIKLHRISETTLCTNTLEDILKHVRGDYVLLLDGSERLNTTALFSVAEFLNQHPDADLIYSDEEEAAGPGTKSLNIRRKPHWSPDLLLSVNYIGSTFFCRTGVLAQVSIVNKSLSLKSLPYDLLLHITEQTDRIYHFPLVTFYRYRPARASEAKQVLEAAVDRRRIDAVVIPSIAPETFYVKRRFPGQPLVSVLIPFKDRPDLLKMCLNTILSRSTYSNYEIIGISNNSTDPDVYKAMCHFEQRDSRVRFIEYNIPFNYSKINNYAVSHAGGEHLVLLNNDIKIITPDWLQSLLEHSCRPEVGAVGAMLYYPNGTIQHAGTMLGLNGLAGHLYNGCPGDFAGKKGFPFLLQNISAVTGACLMIKKNLYAQLGGLDELHLPISYNDVDLCLRLYESGFINVLTPYCEAYHYESISRGCDSLQKHRARAESEAGYMMQRHAKLFAAGDPYYSKMFIEYVMNNASRGDGFCVAQ; this is encoded by the coding sequence TTGCAGTCAGCAGAACTTTGCCAGCGTAATGGGGCAGGTGATTGCACATCGTTAAACAGCATAAAGAATAAGAAGTATCGGATGCACCATCATTTAGAACAAATTATATTAATGCGGCTTCGCCACAGTGCAAGAAAAATGCTTGTTACCGTTTTAGGCGAATATCTGGCTTGCAAATTTATCGATCGATTCTATCACATCCGGGAGCAGGTCAGCGCTGTTGTATTAAAGGCCGCAGCTCCGACAATGCAATCCCTGAAACGCCTGTCGTACCAACCGCTTTTCTCTATTATCATTGTTTATGAATCAAGTTCTCCCGGATTCAAACTTACAGTTAAGTCATTGATTAAACAGACTTATCCCCTATGGGAATTTATCGTTGTCTACGCTGAAGAACAATATTGTGAGGTTGAAAAAAAACTGCCTCTGTCTGCAGACAAACGAATAAAGCTGCACCGGATTTCAGAGACAACTCTTTGTACGAATACACTGGAGGATATATTAAAGCATGTAAGGGGAGATTACGTGCTACTGCTGGATGGCTCTGAGCGGTTAAATACAACAGCACTTTTTTCCGTTGCCGAATTTTTAAATCAGCATCCGGATGCTGATCTTATATACTCCGATGAAGAAGAGGCTGCCGGCCCTGGTACCAAATCTTTAAATATTCGGCGTAAGCCTCATTGGTCACCCGATTTATTACTTTCCGTTAACTACATTGGGTCTACCTTTTTTTGCCGTACCGGGGTCCTGGCTCAAGTCTCTATTGTGAATAAATCTTTAAGTCTTAAGAGCCTGCCCTACGACCTTTTGCTCCATATCACAGAGCAGACCGACAGAATTTACCATTTTCCGCTGGTGACTTTCTATAGGTATCGGCCGGCCCGGGCTTCAGAAGCGAAACAAGTTCTTGAAGCGGCTGTAGACCGTCGCAGGATTGATGCGGTTGTCATCCCAAGCATTGCGCCGGAAACCTTTTATGTTAAACGTCGTTTTCCGGGGCAGCCCCTGGTTTCAGTACTGATTCCCTTTAAAGACAGACCCGATCTTCTGAAGATGTGTCTTAACACCATTTTAAGCCGATCAACTTATTCCAACTACGAGATTATAGGAATCAGCAATAACAGCACCGACCCGGATGTGTATAAAGCTATGTGCCATTTTGAACAGCGTGATTCGAGGGTACGCTTTATAGAATATAATATCCCGTTTAATTATTCCAAAATCAACAATTACGCCGTGAGTCATGCTGGGGGTGAACATCTTGTCCTGTTGAATAATGATATTAAAATCATTACACCCGACTGGTTGCAATCCCTGCTGGAACATTCCTGCCGGCCTGAAGTCGGTGCCGTAGGGGCGATGCTCTATTATCCGAATGGCACAATTCAACACGCAGGAACCATGCTTGGCTTGAATGGATTGGCCGGTCACCTTTACAATGGATGCCCCGGGGATTTTGCCGGCAAAAAAGGATTTCCATTTTTGTTACAAAATATCAGTGCCGTTACCGGGGCCTGTTTGATGATTAAAAAAAATCTTTATGCTCAGCTTGGCGGATTGGATGAGCTACATCTGCCAATCTCGTATAATGATGTTGACCTCTGTCTTCGCCTTTATGAGTCTGGCTTTATAAATGTACTTACGCCATACTGTGAAGCATACCATTATGAATCAATATCCAGGGGGTGTGATTCTCTGCAGAAACACCGCGCCAGGGCTGAATCTGAAGCCGGCTATATGATGCAGCGTCACGCAAAGCTTTTTGCTGCTGGTGATCCTTATTATTCAAAGATGTTTATCGAATATGTTATGAACAATGCTTCCCGCGGTGACGGATTCTGCGTGGCACAATGA
- a CDS encoding acyltransferase, giving the protein MSRIQSAEYGVMASHPHLAEVDGHPGPRLTGHLPALDALRGIAVLLVFLFHADMPGFSGAFIGVDIFFVLSGFLITVLLLQEHQNYGKISLRHFYMRRLLRLMPALLLMLVVFVAFCYWYFPNPIDQLRHLQDAFMVLFYAANWTRAFDLHRPAILGHGWSLSIEEQFYALWPLMLILMLRLHVFRRILAIAALLFISWGWRLCLLNQGASWDRVYNGFGCRADMLLAGCLLASLWNAGYLSGWQRRFRFVALGGHWVAALALGALIVTANWQTPELYRWQYGIVAFAASIVILELVNHPQAFMGKLLCRPSLIWTGRVSYGLYLWHYPIIYFLNSGCTSLSHGQRIVIAALLTLICVSLSWYFLEQPLLRMKKSFI; this is encoded by the coding sequence ATGAGTCGGATTCAAAGCGCTGAATATGGGGTCATGGCCTCCCATCCTCATCTTGCAGAAGTTGATGGCCATCCCGGCCCCAGATTGACCGGTCACCTCCCTGCATTGGATGCGTTGCGGGGTATTGCCGTTTTGCTGGTTTTCCTGTTTCATGCCGACATGCCGGGTTTCTCCGGGGCCTTTATCGGGGTAGATATTTTTTTTGTTCTCAGCGGTTTTCTGATTACAGTCCTGTTGTTGCAGGAGCACCAGAATTACGGCAAAATTAGCCTCAGACATTTTTATATGCGTCGCCTGTTACGCTTAATGCCCGCTTTGCTTCTGATGCTGGTCGTGTTTGTGGCGTTTTGCTACTGGTATTTTCCCAATCCCATAGACCAGCTGCGCCATTTGCAGGATGCCTTTATGGTTTTGTTTTACGCAGCCAACTGGACCCGTGCTTTCGACCTTCACCGCCCGGCTATTCTGGGGCACGGCTGGTCGCTATCGATCGAAGAACAATTTTACGCGCTATGGCCGCTGATGCTGATTCTGATGCTGCGCCTGCATGTTTTCCGGCGCATTCTGGCGATAGCCGCCCTGTTGTTTATTTCCTGGGGATGGAGGCTCTGCCTCCTGAATCAGGGGGCAAGCTGGGATCGGGTGTACAACGGTTTCGGGTGCCGTGCGGATATGCTGCTGGCCGGCTGTCTGCTGGCCTCTCTCTGGAACGCCGGTTATCTGAGCGGCTGGCAGCGGCGGTTCCGTTTTGTGGCACTTGGCGGCCACTGGGTTGCCGCTCTGGCGCTCGGGGCGCTTATCGTAACCGCCAACTGGCAGACGCCGGAACTTTACCGGTGGCAGTACGGCATTGTCGCTTTTGCTGCTTCCATCGTGATTCTTGAACTGGTCAACCACCCGCAAGCCTTCATGGGCAAGCTGTTATGCCGTCCGTCGCTCATTTGGACAGGGCGCGTTTCTTACGGCCTTTATTTATGGCACTATCCTATTATCTATTTTCTGAATTCAGGGTGCACAAGTCTGTCACACGGGCAACGTATCGTCATTGCCGCTCTGCTTACGCTCATTTGCGTAAGCCTTTCCTGGTATTTTCTCGAGCAGCCGCTGCTTCGGATGAAAAAAAGCTTCATATGA